A stretch of Rhinoderma darwinii isolate aRhiDar2 chromosome 4, aRhiDar2.hap1, whole genome shotgun sequence DNA encodes these proteins:
- the LOC142759004 gene encoding uncharacterized protein LOC142759004, producing the protein MELEDVSDVGPVTFEDVAVHFSAGEWQWLQDWQKELYRTVMRDNYETVSWLGDVRQTGFPPQRCDVLLVRGARRSPSFINQERDSTSMESIRTVIVKEESASPPPVSHDPHRNRKRRRLRGRSCLAVTERLKPVKKEESDDWLNLPSLVGTSSLLRSLDASSQNKIFMKRKSASVLLGGYRKQRQSDSAFPCNVCKKTFPSRYRLRIHSRVHTGEKPYICRDCGKGFSRSDYLKSHRRLHTEENPYKCPDCDKGFQDKVTMRKHLRVQHNRLDRRLKEVRRLLQPDAVVRLPPPKKLHMCDVCKKGFSKSYNLKVHRRIHTGEKPYQCPKCDKCFSQNIRLKIHKTTHEEWAHEAGRFRRAKPAAPPERIHKCHVCEKSFGKSYTLKVHLRIHTGEKPYQCQECQKCFSKNNLLTVHKRIHSGERPYQCVECPKSFSVISHLRVHRRTHTGERPYKCTECSKSFSDYSSMVRHTRVHSGAKPYLCTICNKSFREKSHLTVHKRTHTGERPYKCDECNRAFSDCSSYVEHRRNHSGARPYKCEVCDKSFTKAYTLKIHNRIHTGERPYKCNRCPRSYSIKYHLKVHEKTHDMGKRVGAAPLRARTILVE; encoded by the exons ATGGAGCTGGAAGACGTCTCTGACGTG GGTCCAGTCACATTTGAGGACGTGGCGGTGCATTTCTCGGCGGGGGAGTGGCAGTGGCTGCAGGACTGGCAGAAGGAGCTGTACCGGACGGTGATGAGGGACAACTACGAGACCGTGTCATGGCTGGGGGACGTGCGGCAGACAG GTTTCCCGCCACAGAGATGCGACGTCCTGCTGGTCCGAGGCGCCAGGAGATCGCCGTCTTTCATCAATCAGGAGCGCG ATTCCACATCTATGGAGTCCATCAGAACAGTCATCGTAAAGGAAGAATCCGCTTCTCCTCCACCCGTATCCCATGATCCTCACCGTAACAGGAAGAGAAGACGACTACGAGGGCGGTCCTGCCTGGCGGTCACCGAGCGCCTCAAACCGGTCAAGAAAGAAGAATCCGATGATTGGCTGAACCTCCCCTCATTGGTTGGCACCTCGTCCCTGCTCCGCAGCCTAGACGCCTCGTCCCAGAACAAGATCTTCATGAAACGAAAGTCGGCGTCCGTGCTGCTGGGAGGTTACCGTAAGCAGCGCCAATCGGACTCCGCCTTCCCCTGTAACGTCTGCAAGAAAACCTTCCCCAGCCGCTATCGTCTCCGGATACACTCTCGTGTTCATACCGGGGAGAAGCCATATATATGCCGTGACTGTGGTAAGGGCTTCTCCCGCTCAGACTACCTGAAGTCTCACCGCCGGCTACACACCGAGGAGAATCCATACAAGTGCCCCGATTGCGACAAAGGTTTCCAAGATAAAGTGACCATGAGGAAGCACCTGAGGGTCCAACACAACCGGCTGGACCGAAGGCTGAAGGAGGTGAGACGCCTCCTGCAGCCGGACGCCGTTGTCCGTCTCCCTCCCCCCAAAAAGCTGCACATGTGCGACGTGTGCAAGAAAGGCTTCAGCAAATCCTACAACCTCAAAGTCCACCGGAGAATCCACACGGGAGAGAAGCCCTACCAGTGTCCCAAGTGCGACAAGTGCTTCTCCCAGAACATCCGGCTGAAGATCCACAAGACCACGCACGAGGAGTGGGCACACGAAGCCGGCCGATTCAGGAGAGCCAAGCCTGCCGCTCCCCCCGAGAGGATCCACAAGTGTCACGTCTGCGAGAAGAGTTTCGGCAAGTCCTACACCCTCAAAGTCCATCTGAGGATCCACACTGGGGAGAAACCCTACCAGTGCCAGGAATGCCAGAAATGCTTCTCCAAGAACAACCTGCTGACCGTCCACAAGAGGATCCACAGTGGAGAGAGACCTTATCAATGCGTCGAGTGTCCCAAGAGCTTCAGCGTCATCTCGCACCTCCGCGTCCACCGGAGGACCCACACGGGAGAGCGGCCGTACAAGTGCACAGAGTGCTCCAAAAGCTTCAGCGACTATTCCTCCATGGTGCGGCACACGAGGGTGCACTCAGGTGCCAAGCCGTACCTCTGCACTATCTGCAACAAGAGTTTCCGGGAGAAGTCCCACCTGACGGTCCACAAGCGTACCCACACCGGCGAGCGGCCTTACAAGTGCGACGAATGCAACCGGGCCTTCAGCGACTGCTCCTCTTACGTAGAACACCGCAGGAACCACAGTGGCGCCAGGCCGTACAAGTGCGAGGTCTGTGACAAGAGCTTCACTAAGGCCTACACCCTGAAGATCCACAACCGCATCCACACCGGGGAGAGACCCTACAAATGTAACCGGTGTCCCAGGAGCTACAGCATCAAGTATCATCTGAAGGTGCACGAGAAGACCCACGACATGGGCAAACGTGTCGGTGCCGCCCCCCTGAGAGCAAGGACAATATTAGTGGAGTAG